TCTCCAAGAGATACATAGTCTCTAGTTTAGAGAGAATTAATGGAGATTGCCAATCACCTTTACCTGGTTTGTCTATGCCTAAGGGTTTTCCGTAGAATCCTTTCGAGTACAGTTTTTTAGCTGCCTCTAAGTCTGTTATTATAACTGAGTTGCCGTGAAGGTAACCCCTTACTTTATTTATACTCATCCCTTACACCTTAAGACTCGGATTAGATAACCGTAAGTCCCCCAGGAGTTTTTGGGTGCCTGCTTTTCTATTGTAAACATAAATAATGCCTAAATGAGAATCAGGCTATAGTCACTTATGTCTTTCAGTAAGTCGATAGAGTTTTCTAGACTCTCTACTAGGCTTTCGAGAAGAAGGAGATTCTTAACGTTTTCAGAGTATCTTTCTATTACCTTGACATATAGTGTTCTGTAGATCGAGTCTGCTTCTTCTTCTTTTATCTTAACATCAGATATTGCATCCCTAACTATTGTTTTATTAACACCTAAACTCCTGAATACCCTTAGGAGACTGCTTGACGTCTCGTTTAGAAGTGATATGAGTTCCATTAGGTTTGACCTAACATCCTCATCAATTTTTTGGTATTTACTTGTATAGAGGAAGAGTCTATACGTGAATCCTTCTATGTATTGTGCAGCTTTAGTGTATAGTATGGATATTTGTGCATAGGCAGATAAATATGAAATCGTTTCCCTCATTCTTGATAGATACCTGAAAAGCCTTTCCCTTCCCCCATCTATCTTTTCCTTTATTCCAAGTATTTCGCGTTCATACATCTTCTTGAGTTTCTCGACTGCTAGAGGGTCATGGTCAGCGTTTAAGGCAGTCTCCACCATTTTCCCTGCAGTTGAAGCCATGTTAGAGAAGTTTATTGCTATATTCGACAATTGCTCTCTAATACTCATTTCTGCTATGGATTCCTCTACAACGTTGTTCTCATTGTACATTTCTGCCTCATCATAGTACTCTTCTTCCATTATGGACACCTACTACTTGGATGTCGCTG
This genomic interval from Candidatus Tiamatella incendiivivens contains the following:
- a CDS encoding DUF47 family protein — protein: MEEEYYDEAEMYNENNVVEESIAEMSIREQLSNIAINFSNMASTAGKMVETALNADHDPLAVEKLKKMYEREILGIKEKIDGGRERLFRYLSRMRETISYLSAYAQISILYTKAAQYIEGFTYRLFLYTSKYQKIDEDVRSNLMELISLLNETSSSLLRVFRSLGVNKTIVRDAISDVKIKEEEADSIYRTLYVKVIERYSENVKNLLLLESLVESLENSIDLLKDISDYSLILI